A portion of the uncultured Bacteroides sp. genome contains these proteins:
- the dnaE gene encoding DNA polymerase III subunit alpha yields the protein MIDFVHLHVHTQYSLLDGQASVSALVDKAIKDGMKGIAVTDHGSMFAIKEFYNYVNKKNGGPKSEIKDLKKKIAAIESSDLAAEDKEVQLADCKTKMAAAQERIFKPIIGCEMYVARRTLDKKEGKFDQSGYHLVVLAKNEKGYHNLIKLVSKAWTEGFYMRPRTDRNELAKYHEGLIISTACLGGEIPKKITQGLFDDAEEAIQWYKNLFGDDFYLELQRHKAIVPNANHEAYPLQQNVNEHLLKLSKKHNVKLICTNDVHFVNEEHAEAHDRLICLSTGKDLDDPNRMHYTKQEWMKTREEMSALFADVPEALTNTAEILDKVEFYSIDHAPIMPTFAIPEDFGTEEEYRRTYTEKDLFDEFTQDENGKVVLSQAAAEDKIEQLGGYDKLYRIKLEADYLKKLAFERAKKRYGDPLEPEVKERMVFELHIMKTMGFPGYFLIVQDFITAAREMGVSVGPGRGSAAGSAVAYCLGITQIDPIRYDLLFERFLNPDRISLPDIDIDFDDDGRGEVLRWVTEKYGKEKVAHIITYGTMATKMAIKDVARVQKLPLSESDRLTKLVPDRIPDKKMNLTNAIAYVPELQAAEVSADPLVRDTIKYAKMLEGNVRGTGVHACGTIICRDDITDWVPVSTADDKETGEKMLVTQYEGSVIEDTGLIKMDFLGLKTLSIIKEAIENVRIHRGLEVDIDQISITDPATYKLYSDGRTIGTFQFESAGMQKYLRELQPTTFEDLIAMNALYRPGPMDYIPDFIDRKHGRKPIEYDIPVMEKYLKDTYGITVYQEQVMLLSRLLADFTRGESDALRKAMGKKLRDKLDHMKPQFIEGGRKNGHDPKVLEKIWTDWEKFASYAFNKSHATCYSWVAYQTAFLKANYPAEYMAAVMSRNISNITDITKLMDECKTMSIEVLGPDVNESNHKFTVNDQGNIRFGLGAVKGVGENAVQCIVDERKANGPFKGIFDFVQRVNLNACNKKNLESLALAGGFDSFPELKREQYFAVNAKTEPFLEVLVRYGNRYQADKAAATNSLFGGENVIDIATPEIPVAQPWTDLERLNKERELVGIYLSAHPLDEYAIILQHVCNTRMSDLENKAELAGREITMGGIVTSVRRGVTKNGNPYGIVRLEDYSGSAELPFFGNDWATYQGYFITEGTFLYIHARCQAKQWKQDELEIKITSIEFLSDVKEELVKKITITLPLIELNKALITDLSTLIKEKSGNTELYFKVTDTESNMAVEFVSRPIKLSIGKELVSYLDERPELGFYIN from the coding sequence ATGATAGATTTTGTTCACTTACATGTCCATACACAGTATTCTCTTCTTGATGGTCAGGCGAGTGTCAGTGCTTTAGTAGATAAAGCAATAAAGGACGGCATGAAAGGAATAGCCGTTACCGACCATGGTAGTATGTTTGCCATTAAGGAGTTCTACAACTATGTCAACAAGAAAAATGGCGGACCGAAAAGCGAGATTAAGGATTTAAAGAAGAAAATAGCTGCGATTGAAAGCAGTGACTTAGCTGCTGAAGATAAAGAGGTACAGCTTGCTGACTGCAAGACAAAGATGGCTGCGGCTCAAGAACGTATCTTTAAACCGATTATTGGTTGCGAGATGTATGTTGCTCGTCGTACGCTTGATAAGAAAGAGGGTAAGTTCGATCAAAGTGGTTATCACTTGGTGGTACTGGCCAAAAATGAAAAGGGATATCACAATCTCATCAAATTAGTCTCTAAAGCTTGGACAGAGGGCTTTTACATGCGCCCTCGTACCGATCGCAATGAGTTGGCTAAATATCATGAAGGCCTCATTATTTCAACAGCCTGCCTGGGTGGAGAGATTCCGAAGAAAATAACTCAAGGCTTGTTCGATGATGCCGAAGAAGCTATACAGTGGTATAAAAACTTATTTGGCGATGATTTTTATTTAGAGCTTCAACGGCATAAGGCGATTGTTCCTAATGCGAATCACGAAGCTTATCCTTTGCAGCAGAATGTGAATGAACATCTGCTGAAGCTCTCAAAAAAACATAATGTAAAGCTTATCTGCACAAATGATGTGCACTTTGTGAATGAAGAACATGCTGAAGCACATGATCGCTTGATCTGTCTCAGCACCGGAAAGGATTTGGACGATCCTAACCGTATGCATTACACCAAGCAGGAATGGATGAAAACGCGCGAAGAGATGAGTGCGTTATTTGCTGACGTTCCCGAAGCATTGACAAATACGGCGGAGATTCTTGATAAGGTAGAATTTTATTCTATTGATCATGCTCCTATTATGCCTACTTTTGCTATACCCGAAGACTTTGGTACTGAAGAAGAATACCGCCGCACATATACGGAGAAAGATCTTTTTGATGAGTTCACTCAGGACGAGAATGGTAAAGTGGTGTTAAGTCAGGCAGCTGCTGAGGATAAAATAGAGCAACTGGGTGGTTATGACAAGCTGTATCGTATTAAACTTGAAGCCGATTATTTGAAGAAACTTGCTTTTGAGAGGGCAAAGAAGCGTTACGGCGATCCGCTTGAACCGGAAGTTAAGGAACGAATGGTTTTCGAGTTGCATATAATGAAGACAATGGGTTTCCCCGGGTACTTCCTGATTGTACAAGATTTCATCACCGCTGCTCGAGAGATGGGTGTTTCTGTTGGACCGGGACGTGGTTCAGCCGCAGGTTCAGCTGTTGCTTATTGTTTAGGTATTACTCAGATAGATCCTATCCGATACGATTTGCTGTTTGAACGTTTCTTGAACCCTGACCGCATTTCTTTGCCTGATATTGATATTGACTTTGATGATGATGGACGTGGAGAGGTGCTTCGTTGGGTGACGGAGAAATATGGTAAGGAAAAGGTGGCTCACATCATTACGTATGGTACAATGGCTACTAAAATGGCTATTAAGGATGTGGCGCGTGTACAAAAACTACCTTTGTCTGAGTCGGACCGGTTGACGAAGCTTGTTCCTGATAGGATACCGGATAAAAAAATGAATCTGACAAATGCCATAGCTTATGTTCCTGAACTACAGGCTGCGGAAGTATCTGCCGATCCATTGGTGCGTGATACGATAAAGTACGCCAAGATGCTTGAAGGAAATGTACGTGGTACGGGCGTACATGCTTGTGGAACAATTATTTGTCGTGATGATATAACAGACTGGGTACCGGTTAGCACTGCCGATGATAAAGAAACAGGCGAGAAGATGCTTGTTACTCAGTACGAAGGTTCCGTTATTGAAGATACAGGCCTTATTAAAATGGACTTTTTGGGTCTGAAGACCCTATCTATTATTAAAGAGGCTATAGAAAATGTTCGAATTCATCGTGGTTTAGAAGTCGATATTGATCAAATCTCAATAACTGATCCGGCGACTTACAAACTTTATAGTGATGGCCGCACGATAGGTACGTTTCAGTTTGAATCGGCCGGAATGCAGAAGTATCTGCGTGAGTTGCAGCCAACTACTTTCGAAGACCTCATTGCGATGAATGCTCTTTATCGTCCGGGGCCAATGGATTATATCCCCGATTTTATTGATCGTAAGCATGGGCGCAAACCTATTGAATACGATATTCCCGTTATGGAAAAGTATCTTAAAGATACGTATGGCATAACAGTTTATCAAGAACAGGTGATGCTTTTGTCACGCCTACTAGCTGACTTCACTCGTGGTGAATCTGATGCACTTCGTAAGGCGATGGGTAAGAAGTTGCGCGACAAGCTTGATCACATGAAACCTCAGTTTATAGAAGGAGGACGAAAGAACGGACATGATCCGAAAGTGCTTGAGAAGATATGGACTGACTGGGAGAAGTTTGCTTCTTATGCCTTTAATAAATCTCACGCTACTTGCTATTCTTGGGTGGCTTATCAAACAGCCTTTCTGAAAGCGAATTATCCGGCAGAGTATATGGCAGCCGTGATGAGTCGCAACATCTCCAACATTACCGATATCACTAAGTTGATGGACGAATGTAAAACGATGAGTATTGAGGTGTTGGGACCGGATGTGAATGAGAGTAATCATAAGTTTACTGTGAATGATCAGGGAAACATTCGTTTTGGTTTGGGCGCTGTGAAGGGAGTGGGTGAGAACGCCGTACAGTGTATTGTTGATGAACGTAAAGCGAATGGACCTTTCAAGGGTATTTTTGATTTTGTGCAACGTGTTAACTTGAATGCTTGCAACAAGAAGAATCTTGAATCTCTCGCATTGGCGGGTGGGTTCGATAGTTTTCCGGAACTGAAACGTGAACAGTATTTTGCTGTGAATGCGAAGACTGAACCATTCCTCGAAGTCTTGGTGCGCTATGGCAACCGTTATCAGGCAGATAAAGCGGCAGCAACAAATTCACTCTTCGGAGGTGAAAACGTGATTGATATTGCCACTCCTGAGATACCTGTGGCTCAACCTTGGACGGATTTGGAACGTTTGAACAAAGAGCGGGAACTCGTTGGCATATACCTTTCAGCTCATCCTTTAGATGAATATGCGATCATTCTTCAACATGTTTGCAACACCCGCATGTCCGATTTGGAGAATAAAGCTGAATTGGCAGGAAGAGAGATTACAATGGGAGGAATTGTAACCAGCGTACGTCGTGGCGTTACAAAAAACGGAAATCCGTATGGCATTGTTCGTCTTGAAGACTATTCAGGATCAGCGGAACTTCCCTTCTTTGGTAATGATTGGGCTACATATCAGGGTTATTTCATTACGGAAGGTACTTTTCTATATATTCATGCGCGATGCCAAGCCAAACAATGGAAGCAGGATGAATTGGAGATTAAAATTACGTCAATAGAATTTCTTTCGGATGTGAAAGAAGAACTCGTTAAGAAAATAACGATTACTCTTCCATTGATTGAGCTAAACAAGGCTCTGATAACAGATTTAAGTACGTTAATCAAGGAAAAGTCGGGGAATACGGAACTTTATTTTAAAGTAACCGATACGGAAAGTAATATGGCTGTGGAATTTGTTTCTCGTCCTATTAAACTTTCGATTGGTAAGGAGTTAGTCTCTTATCTTGATGAGCGACCTGAACTGGGCTTTTATATAAATTAA
- the rsgA gene encoding ribosome small subunit-dependent GTPase A, producing the protein MRGLVIKNTGSWYQVKTDDGQYIECKIKGNFRLKGIRSTNPIAIGDHVQIILNQEGTALISEIEERRNYIIRRASNLSKQSHILAANLDQCMIVVTVNYPETSTIFIDRFLASAEAYRVPAKIVFNKIDAYDNDELHYLDSLINLYTQIGYPCLKVSALTGEGIEAIKDDLKAKVTLFAGHSGVGKSTLINSIIPDLAIKTGKISTYHNKGMHTTTFSEMFPVDGDGYIIDTPGIKGFGTFDMEDEEIGHYFPEIFNTSANCRYGNCTHRHEPDCAVRKAVEEHFISESRYTSYLSMLEDKEESKYRAAY; encoded by the coding sequence GTGCGTGGACTAGTCATAAAGAATACAGGGAGCTGGTATCAGGTGAAAACTGATGACGGACAGTATATTGAATGTAAGATCAAAGGAAATTTTCGACTAAAAGGTATCAGAAGCACCAACCCTATTGCCATAGGCGACCATGTACAGATCATACTAAACCAAGAAGGTACAGCTCTTATCAGCGAAATAGAGGAGCGGAGGAATTATATCATCCGCCGTGCCTCTAATTTATCAAAACAATCGCACATACTCGCCGCAAACCTCGATCAGTGCATGATCGTGGTTACGGTGAACTATCCGGAAACATCAACCATCTTCATCGACCGCTTTCTTGCCTCGGCAGAAGCCTACCGTGTACCCGCCAAAATTGTATTCAACAAAATAGATGCGTACGATAATGATGAACTTCATTACCTCGACAGCCTCATCAATCTATACACGCAGATAGGATATCCTTGTTTAAAAGTATCAGCACTAACCGGAGAAGGGATTGAAGCTATTAAAGATGATTTGAAGGCAAAAGTGACCTTGTTTGCCGGACATTCCGGAGTTGGAAAGTCTACATTGATCAACTCCATCATTCCCGATCTTGCTATCAAAACCGGAAAAATATCGACCTATCATAACAAAGGAATGCATACCACCACCTTCTCCGAAATGTTTCCTGTTGACGGAGATGGCTATATCATTGACACTCCGGGGATAAAAGGCTTTGGCACTTTCGATATGGAAGATGAGGAAATAGGGCACTACTTCCCGGAAATTTTCAACACATCGGCTAACTGTCGGTATGGAAACTGCACACATCGGCATGAACCGGATTGTGCTGTACGAAAAGCTGTAGAGGAGCATTTCATCAGCGAATCCAGATACACCTCTTACCTAAGCATGCTCGAAGACAAAGAAGAAAGTAAATATAGAGCTGCCTATTAA
- the trxA gene encoding thioredoxin — protein sequence MALEITDTNVEGVLAEGKPVVIDFWAPWCGPCKMVGPIIEELAKEYDGQVIIGKCDVDENTELPATYGIRNIPTVLFFKNGEVVDKQVGAVAKSVFESKVKALI from the coding sequence ATGGCTTTAGAAATTACCGACACCAATGTTGAAGGTGTACTAGCAGAAGGAAAACCTGTTGTAATTGATTTTTGGGCACCTTGGTGTGGCCCTTGTAAGATGGTAGGCCCCATCATTGAAGAATTGGCCAAAGAGTACGATGGACAAGTGATCATCGGCAAATGTGATGTAGACGAAAATACAGAACTGCCTGCAACTTATGGCATTCGCAATATACCTACCGTGCTGTTCTTTAAGAATGGTGAGGTTGTTGACAAACAAGTAGGTGCTGTGGCTAAAAGTGTTTTTGAGAGCAAAGTAAAAGCATTAATCTAA
- a CDS encoding biotin--[acetyl-CoA-carboxylase] ligase — translation MMPFPEMPQVNIIRITETDSTNRYLTTLCAKQKLAELTTVLADYQTAGRGQRGNSWEAERSQNLLFSFVLYPSFLEAKKQFLLSQIASLAIKEELDNYSEGFSIKWPNDIYWHEKKICGILIENDLTGSYINQSISGIGVNINQDSFYSSAPNPVSLKQITGKLQDSESILKNILNRVSDYYAMLRKGETTKIAERYHASLFRRNGMHPYIDKAGQFTAEIIEVAPEGYLILLDESGTKRKYAFKEVSYLLNNP, via the coding sequence ATAATGCCCTTCCCTGAGATGCCACAAGTAAATATTATCCGCATAACAGAAACAGATTCGACTAACCGCTATCTGACTACGCTATGCGCCAAACAAAAGTTAGCTGAGTTAACGACTGTTTTGGCCGACTATCAAACGGCAGGACGAGGTCAGCGAGGAAACTCATGGGAAGCGGAACGAAGTCAGAATCTGCTATTCAGCTTCGTGTTATATCCCTCTTTTCTGGAAGCCAAGAAACAATTTTTATTATCACAAATAGCCTCTCTTGCGATCAAAGAAGAGCTGGATAATTATAGTGAAGGTTTCTCGATTAAATGGCCCAACGATATTTATTGGCACGAAAAGAAGATATGCGGAATATTGATAGAGAATGATCTTACCGGAAGTTACATTAACCAAAGTATCAGTGGAATAGGAGTAAATATCAACCAAGATAGTTTTTATAGTTCCGCACCCAATCCTGTTTCCCTCAAACAGATTACAGGGAAATTGCAAGATTCAGAATCAATACTAAAAAACATCTTGAATAGAGTCTCCGATTATTACGCCATGCTTCGCAAAGGAGAGACGACAAAGATTGCAGAGCGCTATCATGCTTCATTGTTCAGACGAAATGGAATGCATCCATATATTGATAAAGCGGGACAGTTTACTGCAGAAATCATTGAAGTTGCCCCCGAAGGATATCTGATTTTATTGGATGAAAGCGGCACGAAAAGAAAATATGCCTTCAAAGAAGTGAGTTACTTGTTGAACAACCCCTAA
- the pyrH gene encoding UMP kinase, protein MAKYKRILLKLSGESLMGEKQYGIDEKRLAEYATQIKEIHALGVEIGIVIGGGNIFRGLSGANKGFDRVKGDQMGMLATVINSLALSSALGSIGAKSRVLTAVRMEPIGEFYSKWKAIECMEKNEIVILSAGTGNPFFTTDTGSSLRGIEIEADVMLKGTRVDGIYTADPEKDKTATKYAEITYDEIYNRGLKVMDLTATTMCKENNLPIIVFDMDTPGNLKKVIEGEAIGTLVHN, encoded by the coding sequence ATGGCTAAATATAAGCGCATTTTATTGAAGTTAAGCGGAGAAAGCTTAATGGGTGAAAAACAATATGGCATTGACGAAAAGCGTCTTGCAGAGTACGCAACACAAATCAAAGAAATACACGCATTGGGCGTGGAAATAGGTATCGTTATCGGTGGAGGAAACATCTTCCGGGGACTAAGCGGAGCCAATAAGGGATTTGATCGTGTAAAAGGGGATCAAATGGGTATGCTGGCCACTGTTATCAACAGCTTAGCATTAAGCTCGGCACTCGGATCAATTGGTGCGAAATCTCGCGTGCTTACAGCAGTTCGCATGGAACCTATCGGAGAATTCTATAGTAAATGGAAAGCCATCGAATGTATGGAAAAGAATGAAATAGTTATCCTTTCAGCCGGAACAGGAAACCCTTTCTTCACCACAGATACCGGTTCTTCTTTGAGAGGTATCGAGATAGAAGCCGACGTAATGCTAAAAGGCACACGCGTAGACGGCATCTATACTGCCGACCCCGAAAAAGACAAAACTGCGACAAAATATGCCGAGATCACATACGATGAAATATATAACCGCGGACTGAAAGTAATGGACCTTACAGCCACAACAATGTGTAAAGAAAATAACTTACCTATTATTGTCTTTGATATGGATACTCCTGGCAACTTGAAAAAGGTTATTGAGGGAGAAGCAATAGGAACCTTAGTACATAATTAA
- a CDS encoding nucleoside deaminase, protein MDDTYYMKQALIEAEKAGERGEVPVGAIIVSQGRVIARAHNLTETLTDVTAHAEMQAITAAANVLGGKYLNDCTLYVTVEPCVMCAGAIAWAQMGKLVFGAEDEKRGYQKYAPQALHPKTEVVKGLLADECAAKMKSFFLSKR, encoded by the coding sequence ATGGATGATACTTATTATATGAAGCAGGCGCTGATTGAAGCAGAAAAGGCCGGTGAACGAGGTGAAGTCCCTGTGGGGGCTATTATCGTAAGCCAGGGGCGGGTCATTGCTCGCGCGCACAACCTGACAGAAACATTGACCGATGTAACCGCTCATGCAGAGATGCAAGCCATTACAGCTGCAGCCAATGTTTTGGGAGGGAAGTATCTCAACGATTGCACACTTTACGTTACGGTAGAACCTTGTGTGATGTGTGCGGGAGCAATCGCTTGGGCACAGATGGGTAAATTGGTTTTTGGGGCGGAAGATGAAAAACGGGGATACCAAAAGTATGCTCCGCAGGCATTGCATCCAAAGACGGAAGTTGTAAAAGGCTTGTTGGCTGATGAGTGTGCAGCCAAAATGAAATCCTTTTTCCTCTCTAAAAGATAA
- the pssA gene encoding CDP-diacylglycerol--serine O-phosphatidyltransferase, whose product MANAITRHIPNTVTCLNLFSGCIACVMAFEAKYELSLIFILLSAIFDFFDGMLARLLKAHSSIGKELDSLADDISFGIAPALIVFSLFKEMTYPAFMSGVEEYIPYLAFLIAVFSALRLAKFNVDERQTSSFIGLPTPANALFWGSLIVGSHDYLISTNFSPLYLIILVFLLSWLLVAEIPMFSLKFKNLSWKDNKVSFIFLLVCIPLFVFLGISGFSAIIAWYILLSLLTRKKK is encoded by the coding sequence ATGGCAAATGCTATAACCCGACACATTCCCAACACCGTAACTTGTCTCAATTTGTTTTCCGGTTGCATTGCTTGCGTGATGGCTTTTGAGGCTAAATACGAATTATCACTTATCTTCATATTACTCAGTGCTATCTTTGATTTCTTTGACGGCATGTTGGCGCGTCTACTAAAAGCGCACTCTTCTATTGGTAAAGAACTCGATTCCTTAGCCGATGATATTAGTTTCGGAATTGCGCCGGCACTCATTGTTTTTTCTTTATTTAAAGAGATGACATACCCTGCTTTTATGTCAGGAGTAGAAGAATATATCCCCTATCTGGCTTTTCTTATTGCTGTATTTTCAGCGTTACGATTAGCCAAATTCAATGTTGACGAACGGCAAACCAGCTCCTTTATAGGTTTACCGACACCCGCCAATGCGTTGTTTTGGGGGTCACTTATCGTGGGATCGCATGATTATCTTATCTCGACTAATTTTAGTCCCCTATACCTTATTATATTAGTATTCCTTCTTTCATGGTTACTCGTTGCCGAAATCCCAATGTTCTCACTCAAGTTTAAGAATCTATCGTGGAAAGATAATAAAGTCAGTTTTATCTTCTTACTCGTGTGCATTCCTCTATTTGTTTTTCTGGGTATTAGCGGCTTTTCTGCAATTATAGCATGGTATATTCTCTTGTCTTTGTTAACAAGAAAAAAGAAATAA
- a CDS encoding phosphatidylserine decarboxylase family protein, giving the protein MGRLKKLKKIRIHHEGTHILIGALILLLCINAALYYGFECKIPFYLIATTSIVIYLLMVNFFRCPIRLFGKDTVRVVVAPADGKIVAIEEVYESDYFHDQRMMVSIFMSIVNVHANWYPVDGTIKEVSHKNGKFMKAWLPKASTDNERSLVVIETPEGVEIMARQIAGAMARRIVTYAEVGEECYIDEHMGFIKFGSRVDLYLPLGTDICVTLGQTTTGNETVIANLK; this is encoded by the coding sequence ATGGGCCGACTGAAAAAACTGAAAAAGATAAGAATTCACCACGAAGGAACACATATTCTTATAGGTGCTCTTATCTTATTATTATGTATAAATGCCGCACTCTACTACGGGTTTGAATGCAAAATACCTTTCTACCTGATTGCCACTACGAGTATCGTCATCTATTTATTAATGGTGAATTTCTTTCGTTGCCCGATTCGCTTATTCGGCAAAGACACAGTGAGAGTTGTTGTGGCTCCCGCCGATGGAAAGATTGTGGCCATTGAAGAAGTTTATGAAAGCGATTACTTTCATGATCAACGCATGATGGTATCTATCTTTATGAGTATCGTAAACGTTCATGCCAATTGGTATCCGGTAGATGGCACTATAAAAGAGGTATCTCATAAAAACGGGAAGTTTATGAAAGCATGGTTGCCGAAAGCAAGCACGGACAATGAACGTTCTTTAGTCGTAATTGAGACTCCGGAAGGTGTGGAGATAATGGCCAGACAAATTGCCGGTGCTATGGCCAGACGAATTGTAACCTACGCTGAAGTAGGCGAAGAATGCTACATCGATGAGCACATGGGATTCATAAAATTTGGCTCTCGTGTAGATCTCTATCTACCACTTGGAACAGATATCTGTGTTACTCTGGGACAAACAACTACCGGTAATGAAACGGTTATTGCCAATTTAAAATAA
- a CDS encoding YraN family protein, whose product MAEHNILGKAGENAAVTYLEQHDYIIRHRNWRRGHLELDIVAAKDNELIVVEVKTRRNTNFAAPEDAVNPQKVRRTVLAADTYIKLFQIDAPVRFDIITVVGDENNFKIEHLKEAFYPPMW is encoded by the coding sequence ATGGCAGAACATAATATACTTGGAAAAGCCGGAGAAAATGCCGCTGTGACCTACTTGGAACAACACGACTACATTATCAGGCACCGAAATTGGCGAAGAGGACATTTGGAGCTTGACATCGTGGCTGCAAAGGATAACGAACTTATTGTAGTCGAAGTAAAGACCAGAAGAAACACTAATTTTGCAGCTCCCGAGGATGCTGTGAACCCTCAAAAAGTAAGGCGCACAGTATTGGCTGCCGATACGTATATCAAACTCTTTCAGATTGACGCACCCGTGCGCTTTGATATTATAACAGTAGTAGGAGACGAAAATAATTTTAAAATAGAACACCTCAAAGAGGCCTTTTATCCTCCGATGTGGTAA
- a CDS encoding MmcQ/YjbR family DNA-binding protein: MDIETIREYCLSIKGASECFPFGEDTIVFKVMGKMFAYMGLERKEEGFMLNLKCDPEKAIELREKHEYVIPGYHSNKKYWNSIFIEEDVSDNELKDWINHSVEEVIKKLPKKMQMEYNALP, encoded by the coding sequence ATGGACATAGAAACTATCAGAGAATATTGCCTTTCTATAAAAGGAGCAAGTGAGTGCTTCCCATTCGGAGAAGACACTATCGTATTTAAGGTTATGGGCAAAATGTTTGCTTACATGGGTTTGGAACGAAAAGAAGAAGGCTTTATGCTGAATCTCAAATGCGACCCGGAGAAAGCTATTGAATTGAGGGAAAAACACGAATACGTTATTCCCGGATACCATTCCAATAAGAAATATTGGAACTCTATCTTCATTGAAGAAGATGTATCCGATAATGAACTGAAAGATTGGATCAATCACTCGGTGGAGGAGGTAATCAAAAAATTACCGAAGAAAATGCAGATGGAATATAATGCCCTTCCCTGA
- a CDS encoding DUF4834 family protein: protein MYILGFLFLIVIFIFVIGLSIVGSILRVLFGFGKRSSSTRQTTNREETEEQQKEQSKHKKLFGEDEGEYVDFEEVTDTKK, encoded by the coding sequence ATGTATATATTAGGATTCTTATTTCTTATCGTCATCTTCATTTTTGTGATAGGCTTATCTATTGTAGGGAGTATATTAAGAGTTCTCTTCGGATTTGGCAAACGATCATCTTCCACGCGGCAAACAACAAACCGAGAGGAAACGGAGGAACAACAGAAGGAACAATCAAAACACAAAAAATTGTTCGGAGAAGACGAAGGGGAATATGTAGACTTTGAGGAAGTAACAGATACAAAGAAATAA
- the frr gene encoding ribosome recycling factor — protein sequence MIDVNNCINESQEKMDMAVMYLEESLSHIRAGKASTKLIDGIRVDSYGSMVPISNVAAVSTPDARSIAIKPWDKTMFRAIEKAIIDSDLGIMPENNGEIIRLGIPQPTEERRKQLSKQCKAEVETAKISIRNARRDSIEALKKGLKDGLPEDSEKDAEAKLQKIHDKYIKKVEDLLIEKDKEIMTV from the coding sequence ATGATAGACGTAAATAATTGTATCAACGAATCACAAGAGAAAATGGATATGGCCGTGATGTATCTGGAAGAATCTCTTTCGCACATCCGCGCCGGAAAGGCAAGCACCAAGCTAATAGATGGCATTAGGGTGGACTCTTACGGAAGCATGGTTCCTATTAGTAATGTAGCTGCGGTATCTACCCCGGACGCACGCTCTATCGCTATTAAGCCATGGGATAAAACAATGTTTCGTGCTATAGAAAAAGCGATTATTGACTCTGATTTAGGTATTATGCCCGAAAACAATGGTGAGATTATTCGTCTCGGCATCCCGCAACCTACTGAAGAAAGACGTAAACAATTGTCTAAGCAATGCAAAGCAGAAGTTGAAACAGCTAAAATAAGCATCCGCAATGCTCGTAGAGATAGTATTGAAGCGCTAAAAAAAGGATTGAAAGACGGATTGCCTGAAGACTCCGAGAAAGATGCAGAAGCCAAACTACAAAAGATCCATGATAAGTATATTAAGAAAGTAGAGGATCTGCTGATTGAGAAGGACAAAGAGATAATGACAGTATAA